Proteins co-encoded in one Candidatus Poribacteria bacterium genomic window:
- a CDS encoding cytochrome d ubiquinol oxidase subunit II encodes MLTLELCVAGVMLISLIIYMLTGGADFGGGIWDLFATGPRAKSQRALITQAIAPIWEANHVWLIVIVVLLFVAFPVAFAAISTALHIPLTLMLIGIVLRGSAFVFRTYDVQSDTTHRRWSRVFAIASAITPVMLGITLGAVASGTIHVDVESGQVDTNFISAWLAPFPFAIGFFTLTLCALLAAVYLTLETDDSALQEDFRRRALVAAVSVGAMAGLSFILSADGAPTIRRGLGNAPWSIPFHILTGAVALWAIWTIWNRQFRLARILVPIQVTLIVFGWGLAQYPSLVTPDLTFSNTAAPDAVLRPVLIVLGVGGVLLVPAFWYLYAVFKGTTRKARQTEEDIST; translated from the coding sequence ATGCTAACACTTGAACTTTGCGTTGCGGGTGTGATGCTTATCTCCTTGATTATCTATATGCTGACAGGTGGCGCGGATTTCGGTGGCGGGATCTGGGATCTGTTCGCGACCGGTCCGCGTGCCAAATCACAACGCGCACTCATCACACAAGCCATTGCCCCTATCTGGGAAGCGAATCACGTCTGGCTAATTGTGATTGTCGTGCTGCTTTTCGTGGCATTTCCTGTCGCGTTCGCGGCGATTAGCACAGCGTTACACATTCCACTGACGTTGATGCTTATCGGGATTGTGCTGCGCGGTTCGGCGTTTGTATTTCGTACCTACGATGTCCAATCGGATACAACACATCGCCGTTGGAGTCGGGTGTTTGCGATTGCAAGTGCGATCACGCCTGTGATGTTGGGGATTACGTTGGGCGCGGTAGCCTCCGGCACAATTCACGTTGATGTGGAAAGCGGACAGGTAGACACCAATTTCATATCAGCCTGGCTTGCGCCGTTTCCGTTTGCGATCGGTTTCTTCACCTTAACGCTCTGCGCGTTGCTTGCAGCGGTATATCTCACACTGGAGACGGATGACAGCGCGTTGCAGGAAGATTTTCGGCGACGCGCGCTTGTCGCTGCAGTGAGTGTCGGTGCGATGGCGGGACTGAGTTTTATCTTATCTGCTGATGGTGCGCCAACAATTCGACGTGGACTCGGTAATGCCCCTTGGTCAATCCCGTTTCATATTTTAACTGGTGCCGTGGCATTGTGGGCAATCTGGACGATTTGGAACCGTCAATTTCGGCTTGCGCGTATCCTTGTCCCGATACAGGTTACGTTGATCGTTTTCGGTTGGGGGTTGGCACAGTATCCATCGCTCGTCACGCCTGATTTAACCTTTTCAAACACAGCCGCGCCAGATGCTGTGCTGCGTCCGGTACTGATTGTGTTGGGTGTAGGCGGTGTGCTGTTAGTGCCTGCATTCTGGTATCTTTACGCTGTGTTTAAAGGCACAACTCGAAAGGCGCGGCAAACCGAAGAAGATATTAGTACTTAA